One genomic window of Salvia miltiorrhiza cultivar Shanhuang (shh) chromosome 4, IMPLAD_Smil_shh, whole genome shotgun sequence includes the following:
- the LOC131022914 gene encoding uncharacterized mitochondrial protein AtMg00810-like, translating to MCKKFAEIMTNKFQMSMMGEMNFFLGLQVKQTKEEILINHSKYAKELINKFSIQHMTSVKIPMNTNWKVDPGTEGKSVSSTKYKEIIGSLLYLTASRPDIAFAVGVCARYQSDPKEPHMDAAKRILRYLKGTPDIGLWYPADENFKLSGYSVSDFAGCKIDRKSTSGTCQFLGDKLISWFSKKQTSVATSKTEAEHVATGSCCSQILWLVQQFKDYMIEEREVPIYCDNSSAIAISQNPVHHTRCKHVEVRHHFIRDHVKKKDEQL from the coding sequence atgtgcaagaagtttgctgaaaTTATGACGAATAAATTCCAGATGtcaatgatgggagaaatgaatttctttctgggATTACAAGTGAAGCAGACCAAGGAAGAAATACTGATCAATCATTCAAAATATGCCAAGGAACTAATCAACAAGTTTAGCATTCAACACATGACGTCAGTaaagattccaatgaacaccaATTGGAAGGTGGATCCAGGAActgaaggaaaatctgtatcaTCAACTAAGTACaaagaaatcattggatcactACTTTACTTAACTGCAAGCAGACCAGACATAGCTTTTGCAGTCGGagtttgtgcgagatatcagtcagatcctaAAGAACCTCATATGGACGCTGCAAAGCGCattctaagatatctcaaaggcacacctgATATAGGTCTTTGGTATCCAGCTGACGAAAACTTCAAGCTCTCAGGATACTCAgtctcagattttgcaggatgcaaaattgatcgaaAATCAACTTCCGGCACTTGTCAATTCTTAGGCGACAAActtatctcatggttttcaaagaaacagacttcagtcgccacctctaaaACTGAAGCTGAACATGTTGCTACGGGAAGTTGCTGTTCACAAATTCTATGGCTAGTCCAACAATTCAAGGACTACATGATCGAAGAAAGAGAAGTTCCCATCTACTGCGATaactccagtgctattgcaatttCACAGAATCCTGTACATCACACCAGATGTAAACATGTCGAAGTACGTCATCACTTTATCCGTGATCATGTGAAAAAGAAAGATGAGCAGTTGTGA